TCGGTTTTGTCTTCATACCAACAGGAGATGACACTGATAGCCTCTGCAACAGTGGATGCATCAAGAAGTTCTCTTGGAATTGTTAGAGCACCAGGAGGTCGTCCATTCTTCACAGCAGGATGATCTGCGAGTGGTCTGCCTTGAAATTCTGCAACTGGAATGGAATCGATCAAGAAACTTGAATTACCAAACCTTTTAGAGAAAAGAGAAGGATTCATTTCCTCATCATCAGGATCCCCCATTCTAAGTGCTCGGTGCTCCTCGGGTGCGGAAGTAATGGATGCACTTTTCTTCCGACGAGCGAAACAACAGCTGCAACAGCCAGAATGATCTTTTGATCGAGGCGGGTCAAAGCCATAAAGTGCAGTCCGTCGAAAGAGGCACCCAGTGCCTACATAAACCGGACCCTGAAGCCCATCCAGAGCACGCATGTTGACATCAAAGAATACTGTATTGTGATTTGCATAACGGTCGGATGGATCTATTCCCTCAAATCTTTGAGGAAACTGAACATAGCAAAGTCGGTCTCCGCCGCGGTCCATCATAAAACACATGCCTTCTTTCAGTTGCCTGAGAGTTGTAGATGTAATGATCACAATCAAGATTTAGTATAAAGGGGCCATTGGACATAATAGCTGAGGCTCGAACCAATGCATTCATGGCCCCAGCTTTCTTATTGTGATCGTAGCCAGGTCGTTTTTCCCGAGAAACGTACACTAGCAAGGGGAGTCGGATATCTACTTCAATAAAATCAAGTGGACTGCTGTCTTCAGTGCCGTGTAGAGGTTCGTCGCTTGGAGGTTTCAGCATTACCTGCAATTTACATAGCCCAAACAACATCAAGACCAGTAAGAACTACACAGGTCAAATATCTTAAGCGGTAAAACAAGCAGGAAAACAATTAAGCTATTGCTTCAGAAGTCGTAAAAGGATAAATAAAACGAACCCTTAATTTGTTCCTAAAATTAAACATAGATCCACACTCCAAAAAAGTTATACAAGGAACAGTGAGATTCAAGATTGCCGGACCAAAATTATTGACAAAGTGAACAATAAAGCACTCAAGAATTCTGAAGAACAAGTAAGATACTGAAAATGCTCTGACCAAGTGCAGAAAACAAATGAAGGAAAGTATTTCACAAAAGAAAAGAGGGTCATCGGGAAGAACTAAGGGACATACACTAACAATTGATACCTCCACCTAATATAGATAGTTAGTTAAAGCTTTTAACATCCACCAGGTTTTTTAAAATTACCTGTATGATTCCAGCATGGTCACCTTTAGAGTGTTCGGGAGCAGAAACCATCCAGGTGCCTGGCCAATGTGTCCCATCTGCCATCCATGTTGCTCTAGAGGCCTTCAACGGTTCCAATAGTTCATCATCTGTGGCCTCTCTCCGAAGCTTCATGGCCTTGATTTCTTCTCTAGCGTTATAAGCATCTGAGCGACGACGAATTGAATCGGGAAGTCCATTGATTCTAACCTTGAACTCATCATACTCACGTTTAACCCTTCTACGATCCTTCACAAAATCCGGAAGCACCTTGTTCTTAAAAGGGTCTTTTTTCAAGGCGAAATAAGATTCAGGATTCCTGGGTTCAATATCATGTTTCCGACAAAATGGCACCCATAAATTAGCGAAACTTGCAGCTTCAGCCATAGCCTCAAATGTTAGGAGGGCACCTCCATCATCAGAAACATAGCAAGAAAGCTTCTCAACAGGATAATCTGCTGCGAGAATGGACAAAATAGTGTTTGCTGTAACAAGTGGCGGTTCTTTTTCGGGATCAGCTGTGGAAACAAAAATATCTACTCCTGGAAGATCAGATTTTCCGGTGGGATTTGCAGGACTTGAtgtttcaaatttttctttcaaaacattaAGATCAGTAGCACGATTAACAGGGCAGAGCTTAGGAAGCTGATCGAGCAACCACGAGAAGGCAAACCAAATCTCACAGATTATCGACATCAACCACAACCATCTCGCATCCTCGTTGGGGTTGCTAACTCTCCAATGAAGAAATAATCCAAGAACAGCCATACGTACAAAAATCAAGAGTCTGAAATTGTATAGTTAGAGGAGATTCTTGTCAGTCTTTATAACGCTATAAATCCAAACAACATACAGACGAGCTAATTCACTACATTTAAGAATAACAAAAGAACATCTAGAGGAGAAagtttccaaaaaaaaattaaaaagtgaTTGGTAAATTTAATTCATAAGCTGCAGACAAACACACCCAAACAGAATGGATACGTTTACAATATTTTAGACTATCATCAACACAATCCTTCAaaatcgaagacatgtaaaaacAAAACTTCATATAACCCATAAACTAAATTTTTTAACTGCTTTTATGATGCAACACATTTTCATAATAGACATTCCCATAACCACGTCATCAGTATATTAGTCTACCAAAGCATCAGCACACACTATTTTTCATGGTAAATATTTTGATACGAATCTTAGCACAGTGAAAGCAACGACGACTCAACAGGTAAGTCCTGCAAAATgacacttggccaactttttaAATTTCACAATCTGCCCAATATCTACATCACCTGCGTATTTATCTCCATTACACCAACCTAATTATTAACTACTTTCCTTCAAATGCTCACTCTACATCAGATATCAATCTGATTTTTTCCTAGCAAAACAGAATCGCAATAGAAATAGCATTAACAAGAATAAAGGAAACATTGTTACCGATATGGACTGAGTACACCAGCTGGTATCTTCAATTTACGAGTGAGTGGCCTCCATGGCTTGTTAAGAAGTTCAGGAGGCTCACCAGACTCACTTTTGTCATCCACAAATCCTCCATCCTTCGGCCATATGGCATTGCCGTACCCATAAGTTCCCTTAGTCTCAAACAACCATCGATTATTATCAAACTCCACCCCTGTTTGGCTCCTCGCCAACCCTGATTGGCTCCTCATCACTGCTGATCTGTTGGCCGATTTCATCAACGACAACCTCCTCTCCATCTTTGACATGCCAACATTTGACGGAAGAGGCAATGGCTGACCAGGTTCCACTGAGCTTGTAGGAATTTCAGTATTCTTATATGGTTCTTTACATCCCGGACAAATTCCATCAGCAGTCTTCACTGAGTCAATGAAACAATCCCTACAAATCTTGAAATCACATTCACATGGAAGAAGATCTTCGCCCCTCTCATCACTCATGACTTTCCCATCACAGCCTGGAATCGAACATGAGGAACCTTTTGTACCAGCCATCTGTGGATGGTTAGTTTCGGATTCAATCACCTTATCCATCAAGTGTGCACGGGTAACACTTTTATACCCACCAGTAAACAAAGAACTTGATACATACTGTTCCTCAACCCTTTGTGATATCGGAGGATGATCCACCACCCTCATTGACATTGCCGGATCCATGGGCTGATTATCAGGTGTAGGTGGTATATGTACTGTATACTCCGAGAATTCAACACCGCTCATCTCACTATCAAGACTATCCCTCGACAAGTTGACGTATCGACCTGATGATGTCCTCCTCGAAAAGGTCACAGTTGGGGGAATTGGACCCCTCCCAGTATTTGGATCAGAAGGTTTGAAGG
This region of Primulina eburnea isolate SZY01 chromosome 14, ASM2296580v1, whole genome shotgun sequence genomic DNA includes:
- the LOC140812124 gene encoding LOW QUALITY PROTEIN: cellulose synthase-like protein D2 (The sequence of the model RefSeq protein was modified relative to this genomic sequence to represent the inferred CDS: deleted 1 base in 1 codon), giving the protein MAGRSFKPSDPNTGRGPIPPTVTFSRRTSSGRYVNLSRDSLDSEMSGVEFSEYTVHIPPTPDNQPMDPAMSMRVVDHPPISQRVEEQYVSSSLFTGGYKSVTRAHLMDKVIESETNHPQMAGTKGSSCSIPGCDGKVMSDERGEDLLPCECDFKICRDCFIDSVKTADGICPGCKEPYKNTEIPTSSVEPGQPLPLPSNVGMSKMERRLSLMKSANRSAVMRSQSGLARSQTGVEFDNNRWLFETKGTYGYGNAIWPKDGGFVDDKSESGEPPELLNKPWRPLTRKLKIPAGVLSPYRLLIFVRMAVLGLFLHWRVSNPNEDARWLWLMSIICEIWFAFSWLLDQLPKLCPVNRATDLNVLKEKFETSSPANPTGKSDLPGVDIFVSTADPEKEPPLVTANTILSILAADYPVEKLSCYVSDDGGALLTFEAMAEAASFANLWVPFCRKHDIEPRNPESYFALKKDPFKNKVLPDFVKDRRRVKREYDEFKVRINGLPDSIRRRSDAYNAREEIKAMKLRREATDDELLEPLKASRATWMADGTHWPGTWMVSAPEHSKGDHAGIIQVMLKPPSDEPLHGTEDSSPLDFIEVDIRLPLLVYVSREKRPGYDHNKKAGAMNALVRASAIMSNGPFILNLDCDHYIYNSQALKEGMCFMMDRGGDRLCYVQFPQRFEGIDPSDRYANHNTVFFDVNMRALDGLQGPVYVGTGCLFRRTALYGFDPPRSKDHSGCCSCCFARRKKSASITSAPEEHRALRMGDPDDEEMNPSLFSKRFGNSSFLIDSIPVAEFQGRPLADHPAVKNGRPPGALTIPRELLDASTVAEAISVISCWYEDKTEWGNRVGWIYGSVTEDVVTGYRMHNRGWRSIYCVTKRDAFRGTAPINLTDRLHQVLRWATGSVEIFFSRNNALLASPKMKLLQRVAYLNVGIYPFTSLFLIVYCFLPALSLFSGQFIVQTLNVTFLTYLLVITLTLCMLAVLEIKWSGINLEDWWRNEQFWLIGGTSAHLAAVLQGLLKVVAGIEISFTLTSKSGGDDNDDDFADLYILKWSSLMIPPITIMITNLIAIAVGVSRTIYSAIPQWSRLLGGVFFSFWVLAHLYPFAKGLMGRRGRTPTIVFVWSGLIAITISLLWVAISPPAGSNEIGGSFQFP